In Nocardioides luti, the DNA window CGGGTGACCTGCCCGGCGGGCAGGGCCGCCGCGAAGAACCAGGTGCGGTACCTCTTGGGCTCGAAGACCGGCGTCAGCCAGGCGTCCCAGACGCCGAGCAGGTCCGTGCGCAGCACCAGGCCGCGCCGGTTGAGGAAGTCGGTCATCGACAGCTCACGCGACTCGAGGGCGACCCGGTCGGCCTCCCAGTCGTCCGGCGTCGTGTCGGCGACGACCGAGGTCTCCGACGTGCCGGCGAGCAGCACCCCGGACTCCTCGAACGTCTCCCGCACGGCCGCGCAGACCAGCGCCCGCGCGGTCTCCTCGTCGCACCCGAGCCGGGCGGCCCAGTCGACCGGGGACGGCCCGGCCCACCCGACGGTGGTGTCAAAGTCGCGCGGGTCGACCCCGCCGCCGGGGAAGACGTACATCCCGCCCGCGAAGTCCATCGAGACCTGCCGCCGCATGTAGTAGACCTCGGGCCCGTCCGGGGACGGGCGCATCAGGATCACCGTGGCGGCGTTGCGCGGCTCGGCCGCCGCGCGGGTGCCGTCCGCGAACTCCCTCGCCACCTCGACGAGCCCCTCGGGCAACGGCACCGGCGGCAGCGGGATGCGCACCGACTCAGACCTCGACCATGATCTCGACCTCGACGGGCGCGTCGAGCGGGAGCACCGGGACGCCGACGGCGGACCGCGCGTGCACGCCGGCCTCGCCGAAGACGCTGCCGAACAGCTCCGAGGCGCCGTTCGCGACCAGCGGCTGGCCGGTGAAGTCCGGCGTCGAGGCGACGAAGGCGACGACCTTGACGATCCGCTTCACCAGCGACAGGTCGCCGATCTCGGCCTTGACGGCGGCGATCGCGTTGAGCGCGCACTGCTGCGCGCAGGCGATGGCCTCCTCCTGGGTGACCTCGCCCCCGACCTTGCCGGTCACCATCAGCTCGCCCGAGCGCATCGGCAGCTGTCCCGAGGTGAAGACGTAGTTGCCGGTCCGCACCGCGGGGACGTACGCCGCCACGGGCTTGGCC includes these proteins:
- a CDS encoding NUDIX hydrolase; its protein translation is MRIPLPPVPLPEGLVEVAREFADGTRAAAEPRNAATVILMRPSPDGPEVYYMRRQVSMDFAGGMYVFPGGGVDPRDFDTTVGWAGPSPVDWAARLGCDEETARALVCAAVRETFEESGVLLAGTSETSVVADTTPDDWEADRVALESRELSMTDFLNRRGLVLRTDLLGVWDAWLTPVFEPKRYRTWFFAAALPAGQVTRDVSSESSSVTWLPARAAADRADAGELAMMPPTYLTSMEIGTHAGPEEVLEVARSRSVEMFTPSVEPLGDAWTLSMPDRLRPLVAERRA
- a CDS encoding RidA family protein; translated protein: MTSPEERLAELGLSVPEVAKPVAAYVPAVRTGNYVFTSGQLPMRSGELMVTGKVGGEVTQEEAIACAQQCALNAIAAVKAEIGDLSLVKRIVKVVAFVASTPDFTGQPLVANGASELFGSVFGEAGVHARSAVGVPVLPLDAPVEVEIMVEV